The sequence below is a genomic window from Microbacterium sp. SORGH_AS_0888.
ACCTGCTGCACCTGCGCGGTGATCTTCTGCGCGATCGCGGTGGGCACGTAGGAGAGGAGGTCGGTTCCCGGTGGCAGGTCGTTGACGCTGGCGACGCCGGCCACGGCCGTGAGGTCATCGAGGGACAGCTCCACGGCTCCGCTGGCGAACGGGTTCGTCAGCCCGGCGCCGCTCGCGTTGGCGAGCGTGATCAGCGTGTTCAGCGCGGGGTTGATGACCCCGAGCGCGCCGGACACGATCGTCCCGTCGACGGTGAACCCGGCGTCGGAGAGCACGTACTGACCGGTCTGCGTGCCATCGGCGGCCTGCTGCGCCGATGCGGCGAGCACGCCCAGGTCCACCCGAAGACCCACGAGGTCGCTCGACGAGCCGAGTGCGAGGGAGGCGGTGTCTCCCGCGGTGGGCGATCCCACGGAGGAGCCGGTCACGCTCGTGCCCACTCCGAGCAGGCTCGGCGCCGCCGAGACCGCGCCCGAGAACGCGGAGGAGCTCCCGTCGTCGCGGGCCTGGGCGTACTGACCGACCGCGCCCAGGCGGATGATCCCGTTGTCGCCGAAGAGGGCGGTGGATCCCGCGCTCAGCCCGATGAGGCCGGCGATCGCGGAGGCGTCCAGGGGCTGATCGACCGTGACATCGCCGCTGGCGTCCGGGTTGACCGCGACGGCGCCGCGCAGCGCGACGAGCGTGTCGAGCACGTTGGAGCTGAGCAGCGACGTCTCCACGAGGCGGCCCGTGCCCTGGGACACCACGGTCGCGGCGGAGGCGGACGCCGCCGGCACGATGAGGGCGGCCACGATCGCGGTGGCCGCGGCCGTCGAGGCAAGAGGGTGAGAGCGAGGGCGACTGATCTGTTTGGGCACGGGAGCACCTGATTCCTGTCGGAGTGGATGCCCTGGCGTCGACCATGCGGCACCGGGGCGCGGGTTTGGGGGGAACCATAGGAGCGGCGACGCGAGCACGGCATCCGTACGCGTTACGGATGTTTCCCGCAAAGAGGGTTACGTAGCGGGTGAAGAACACTGATCTCTCTCCGTAATCGGGATCCACCCACCCGGACTGTGTTAGAGAAATGGATGCAGCTTGTTCGGAGCGACCACGATGCTTCACGGGCGAGGGGGGTTTGGGATGTTTGCTTCTCCGATAGTCGGGCGCGGAGAAGAGGTCTCTCGAGCGCGCGGCGCGCTTGCGCTCGGACGCGACGTGGTGGTGGTCAGCGCGCGCGGAATCGGGCGTTCGCGCCTTCTCGACGCCGTGTTCTCTTCGCTCGCCGACCCCGCGCTCCTGCTGCGGCCGGACATGCTCCGAGGGTTCTCCCTGAAGGGGAACGGCGCGTTCCCCGTAGGTCCCCTCGAAGCCACGGACCCCGTCGCCTCGATCATCCGCGACGACACGCGGGTGCGTGTCCTCGCCATCGACGACGCCGATGGCGTGCCGCCGTCGACGCTCCAGGAGTCGATCGAGGCCGCCCGTTACGCCGGCCTGACGGTCATCGCGACGGCGCCTTCTCCGCTGGTGCCGGAGTCGGTGTTCGGTCCGTGGCGATGCGTCCTTCCCTCAGTGCTCGACGGTGCGGCACCGACTCTGATCTCGCTGGAGCCCCTCGGGCTCGCCGCGACCACGGCGATGGCGGC
It includes:
- a CDS encoding choice-of-anchor G family protein, which encodes MAALIVPAASASAATVVSQGTGRLVETSLLSSNVLDTLVALRGAVAVNPDASGDVTVDQPLDASAIAGLIGLSAGSTALFGDNGIIRLGAVGQYAQARDDGSSSAFSGAVSAAPSLLGVGTSVTGSSVGSPTAGDTASLALGSSSDLVGLRVDLGVLAASAQQAADGTQTGQYVLSDAGFTVDGTIVSGALGVINPALNTLITLANASGAGLTNPFASGAVELSLDDLTAVAGVASVNDLPPGTDLLSYVPTAIAQKITAQVQQVLNAASAFATQLKQNVLTLAAGVALETAVATANATIVPVLNGLTSTVVTPLGNALTTLAQLQVNVQSTGSDGSFTQTALRVGLGPSGSLAAVNLASATVGPNAGQLAVPIAGPESAVLIGGFVVLAGLVLAALVARGRRARTVGTARG